The following proteins are co-located in the Urocitellus parryii isolate mUroPar1 chromosome 15, mUroPar1.hap1, whole genome shotgun sequence genome:
- the Fbl gene encoding rRNA 2'-O-methyltransferase fibrillarin, whose translation MKPGFSPRGGGFGGRGGFGDRGGRGGRGGGRGGFGGGRGRGGFRGRGRGGGGGGGGRGGGFQPGGNRGRGRGGKRGNQSGKNVMVEPHRHEGVFICRGKEDALVTKNLVPGESVYGEKRVSISEGDDKIEYRAWNPFRSKLAAAILGGVDQIHIKPGAKVLYLGAASGTTVSHVSDIVGQDGLVYAVEFSHRSGRDLINLAKKRTNIIPVIEDARHPHKYRMLIAMVDVIFADVAQPDQTRIVALNAHTFLRNGGHFVISIKANCIDSTASAEAVFASEVKKMQQENMKPQEQLTLEPYERDHAVVVGVYRPPPKVKN comes from the exons ATGAAgccag GTTTCAGTCCCCGTGGGGGCGGCTTCGGTGGCCGAGGGGGCTTTGGTGACCGAGGTGGTCGAGGTGGTCGTGGCGGAGGCCGAGGGGGCTTTGGTGGAGGCCGAGGTCGAGGTGGCTTTAGAGGCCGTGGCCGAGGAGGAGGTggcggaggaggaggaaggg GTGGAGGCTTCCAGCCTGGTGGCAATCGGGGCCGTGGCCGGGGCGGAAAAAGAGGAAACCAGTCAGGAAAGAATGTGATGGTGGAACCTCATCGACATGAGG GGGTCTTCATTTGTCGTGGAAAAGAAGACGCGCTTGTCACCAAGAATCTGGTTCCTGGAGAATCTGTGTATGGAGAGAAGAGAGTCTCCATTTCG GAGGGAGATGACAAAATTGAGTACCGAGCCTGGAACCCCTTCCGCTCCAAGCTGGCAGCAGCAATCCTGGGTGGTGTGGACCAGATCCACATAAAGCCAGGGGCCAAAGTGCTCTACCTCGGAGCAGCTTCAGGCACCACCGTCTCTCATGTGTCAGACATCGTAGGTCAG GATGGACTGGTCTATGCAGTTGAGTTCTCTCACCGATCTGGCCGTGACCTCATTAACTTGGCCAAGAAGAGGACCAACATTATTCCTGTGATTGAAGATGCTCGGCATCCACACAAATACCGCATGCTCATTG CAATGGTAGATGTGATCTTTGCGGACGTGGCCCAGCCAGACCAGACCCGGATCGTGGCCCTAAATGCCCACACTTTCCTGCGCAATGGAGGACACTTTGTAATTTCCATTAAG GCCAACTGCATTGACTCCACAGCCTCAGCTGAGGCCGTGTTTGCCTCTGAAGTGAAGAAGATGCAGCAGGAGAACATGAAGCCCCAGGAACAGTTGACCCTAGAGCCCTATGAAAGAGACCATGCTGTGGTTGTGGGTGTGTACAG GCCACCTCCCAAGGTGAAGAACTGA